One Buchnera aphidicola (Panaphis juglandis) DNA segment encodes these proteins:
- the gyrA gene encoding DNA topoisomerase (ATP-hydrolyzing) subunit A has protein sequence MTDFLKNIQQVDIEKELKTSYLDYAMSVIVGRALPDVRDGLKPVHRRILFAMKILNNYWNKPYKKSARVVGDVIGKYHPHGDSAVYEAIVRMAQPFSLRYTLIEGQGNFGSIDGDAAAAMRYTEIRMSKIAHEILEDLDKNTVEFLTNYDETEKIPEVLPTKIPNLLINGSSGIAVGMATNIPPHNLNEVINACLAYIDNNDITLKELMNYIPGPDFPTSGIISGYQGIENAYRTGKGKIYIRAQHKIETQIKNKRESIIIYELPYQVNKSLLIEKIAELVKEKKIEGIHALRDESDKDGMRIVIEIKKDTIKEILLNQLYVLTQMQISFGINMVALYHGQPKLMSLKNILKCFILHRENIITRRSIFELKQAKKKAHILQGLAIALNNIDKIIQIIKNSVQTKIAKKKLLSQTWEVDKKNIKDMNQKFNIFENFNHEKQKYQFTEKQIQSILDLRLNKLTTLENKNILNEYQKLNIKIKKLSKILNHHDTMLQIIKKELISIQKIFGDKRKTEIIENNTEVEIEDMINKEDVVVTLSHSGYVKYQPLSDYEAQHRGGKGKSAAKIKEKDCIETLLITNTHDTILCFSNKGTLYRIKVYQLPEASRHNRGRPIINLIPLHPKERITAILNLNNNIENKNVFMLTANGIVKKTALNIFKKPRSTGMIAIHLKEKDELIGAAITNDNDNIMLFSKKGKVVHFSEKEVRKMGRTAYGIRGINIDADDQVVSLLVPHENGQILTVTENGYGKRTKIQHFPIKSRATKGVRSIKITKKNGVVISAIQVLENDQIILITNAGTLVRTRVSEIRTLGRNTQGVILIRTTKNEKLVAVQKISKNHFQVLR, from the coding sequence ATGACAGACTTTTTAAAAAATATTCAACAAGTCGATATTGAAAAAGAACTTAAAACATCATATTTAGATTATGCGATGTCTGTAATTGTAGGTAGAGCATTACCTGATGTACGTGATGGATTAAAACCAGTACATCGTAGAATATTATTTGCTATGAAAATATTAAACAACTATTGGAATAAACCTTATAAAAAATCCGCTCGTGTTGTAGGAGATGTCATAGGAAAATATCATCCTCATGGAGATTCTGCAGTATATGAAGCAATAGTAAGAATGGCTCAACCATTTTCTTTAAGATATACTTTAATTGAAGGACAAGGAAACTTTGGTTCTATTGATGGTGATGCAGCAGCTGCTATGCGTTATACAGAAATTAGAATGTCAAAAATCGCACATGAAATACTAGAAGATCTTGATAAAAATACTGTTGAATTTTTAACAAACTATGATGAAACAGAAAAAATACCAGAAGTACTACCAACAAAAATACCGAATTTACTTATTAATGGATCTTCTGGAATTGCTGTTGGAATGGCTACAAATATTCCACCACATAATTTAAATGAGGTAATTAATGCATGCTTAGCATACATTGATAATAATGATATTACATTAAAAGAACTAATGAACTATATACCAGGACCAGATTTTCCAACATCAGGTATTATTAGTGGGTATCAAGGAATAGAAAATGCATATCGAACTGGAAAAGGTAAAATTTATATTCGAGCACAACATAAAATTGAAACACAAATTAAAAATAAAAGAGAATCAATTATCATATACGAATTACCATATCAAGTAAACAAATCATTATTAATTGAAAAAATTGCTGAACTTGTAAAAGAAAAAAAAATAGAAGGCATTCATGCTTTAAGAGATGAATCAGATAAAGATGGTATGCGTATTGTAATTGAAATTAAAAAAGATACTATAAAGGAAATATTATTAAACCAATTATATGTATTGACACAAATGCAAATTTCTTTTGGTATCAATATGGTAGCATTGTATCATGGTCAACCAAAATTAATGTCATTAAAAAATATTTTAAAATGTTTTATATTGCATCGTGAAAATATTATTACAAGACGTAGTATTTTTGAATTAAAACAAGCAAAAAAAAAAGCTCACATATTACAAGGATTAGCTATTGCATTAAATAACATCGATAAAATTATTCAAATTATAAAAAACTCTGTACAAACAAAAATAGCAAAAAAAAAACTATTATCTCAAACATGGGAAGTGGATAAAAAAAATATTAAAGATATGAACCAAAAATTTAATATTTTTGAAAATTTTAATCATGAAAAACAAAAATACCAATTTACTGAAAAACAAATTCAATCAATTTTAGATCTTCGATTAAATAAACTTACCACATTAGAAAATAAAAATATTTTAAATGAATACCAAAAACTCAATATAAAAATCAAAAAACTATCAAAAATATTAAATCATCACGATACAATGCTACAAATTATTAAAAAAGAATTAATAAGCATTCAAAAAATATTTGGTGATAAACGTAAAACAGAAATTATTGAAAATAATACTGAAGTAGAAATTGAAGATATGATAAACAAAGAAGATGTTGTTGTAACATTATCACATTCTGGATATGTAAAATATCAACCACTATCAGATTATGAAGCACAACATAGAGGAGGTAAGGGAAAATCTGCCGCAAAAATTAAAGAAAAAGATTGTATCGAAACTTTATTAATTACTAATACTCATGATACTATTTTATGCTTTTCAAACAAGGGAACTTTATATAGGATAAAAGTATATCAACTACCAGAAGCTAGTAGACATAATAGAGGAAGACCTATTATTAATCTAATACCGTTACATCCAAAAGAACGAATAACAGCAATTTTAAATTTAAATAATAATATTGAAAACAAAAATGTATTCATGCTAACAGCTAACGGAATTGTAAAAAAAACTGCACTCAACATATTTAAAAAACCAAGATCTACAGGAATGATAGCAATTCACTTAAAAGAAAAGGATGAACTAATTGGAGCAGCAATTACAAATGATAATGATAATATTATGCTATTCAGTAAAAAAGGTAAAGTTGTACATTTTTCAGAAAAAGAAGTGCGTAAAATGGGAAGAACAGCATATGGTATTAGAGGTATCAACATAGATGCAGATGATCAAGTGGTATCTTTATTAGTACCACATGAGAATGGTCAAATTTTAACAGTAACAGAAAATGGATACGGTAAAAGAACAAAAATTCAACATTTTCCAATTAAATCTAGAGCAACCAAAGGTGTTCGATCAATAAAAATCACTAAAAAAAATGGAGTTGTAATTAGCGCTATACAAGTACTTGAAAATGATCAGATTATTCTCATTACTAATGCTGGAACATTAGTTCGTACTCGAGTTTCTGAAATCAGAACATTAGGTAGGAATACTCAAGGTGTTATTTTAATAAGAACAACAAAAAACGAAAAATTAGTAGCAGTACAAAAAATTTCTAAAAATCACTTTCAAGTATTACGTTAA
- the ung gene encoding uracil-DNA glycosylase, which yields MILWCIILINLLNWKHIFHKNKSRLLKILNIVSQERRKKTIYPNKFDVFNAFRFTPFHKIKIVIIGQDPYYNFNQAHGLAFSVQEGCVIPPSLINIYKEIINDLSLPKNYYNNGDLTKWAIQGVFLLNTILTVESGKPKSHSNIGWQEFTDSVIQYINDYLNGVVFLLWGNSAQMKKRIINHNHHLVLCASHPSPLSAYLGFFGCCHFSKSNIFLKNQNRCPILW from the coding sequence ATGATTTTATGGTGTATTATATTGATTAATTTATTAAATTGGAAACATATTTTTCATAAAAATAAATCAAGATTATTAAAAATTTTAAATATTGTATCTCAAGAAAGAAGAAAAAAAACTATTTATCCAAATAAATTCGATGTATTTAATGCTTTTCGTTTTACACCATTTCATAAAATTAAAATAGTGATTATTGGTCAAGATCCATATTATAATTTTAATCAAGCTCATGGATTAGCTTTTTCGGTTCAAGAGGGTTGTGTGATTCCACCATCTTTGATTAATATATATAAAGAAATTATAAATGATTTATCATTACCAAAAAATTATTATAATAATGGTGATTTAACAAAATGGGCTATTCAAGGTGTGTTTTTGCTGAATACTATTTTAACTGTTGAATCTGGAAAACCTAAATCACATTCAAATATAGGTTGGCAAGAATTTACCGATAGTGTTATTCAATATATTAATGATTATTTGAATGGAGTAGTATTTCTATTATGGGGTAATTCTGCTCAAATGAAAAAAAGGATTATTAATCATAATCATCATCTTGTTTTATGTGCATCACATCCATCTCCATTATCAGCATACTTAGGTTTTTTCGGTTGTTGTCATTTTTCAAAATCAAATATTTTTTTAAAGAATCAGAATAGATGTCCTATTCTTTGGTAA
- the ychF gene encoding redox-regulated ATPase YchF, whose protein sequence is MGFKCGIIGLPNVGKSTLFNILTTSQIPAKNFPFCTIKPNIGMAAVFDDRLNSLSKLLCSKNIVTTYMEFVDIAGLVKGASKGLGLGNRFLNHIRNTDVIIHVVRCFNDDSIIHVNNKIDPIHDISVINMELILSDLNLCQLELLKLKNNKKILNKKIKILEFCLNHLENGNMIKTLNLTSEDLILIREYNFITLKPIMYIANISNNIENNESLKKMLDFVCQENNSCIPIRIFEESKKPYLKLHNCNNVNLVKNKESKINDIIQYGYKLLKLQTFFTAGKKEIRAWTIKIGTTSIEAAKKIHTDFYKGFIRAQVVSYTDFIKNYKNNSLKSSGKIRSEGKKYIVQDGDIIQFLFKI, encoded by the coding sequence ATGGGTTTTAAATGCGGGATTATAGGATTACCAAATGTTGGAAAATCTACGTTATTTAATATTTTAACTACATCACAAATACCAGCAAAAAATTTTCCTTTTTGTACGATTAAACCAAACATTGGTATGGCTGCAGTATTTGACGATCGATTAAATTCTTTATCAAAACTTCTTTGTTCAAAGAATATTGTTACTACTTATATGGAATTTGTTGATATTGCTGGATTAGTAAAGGGGGCATCGAAAGGTTTAGGTTTAGGTAATCGTTTTTTAAATCACATTCGTAATACTGATGTTATTATACATGTCGTACGTTGTTTTAATGATGATAGTATTATTCATGTTAATAATAAAATTGATCCAATACATGATATATCAGTCATTAATATGGAATTAATTTTATCGGATTTAAATTTATGTCAATTAGAATTATTAAAATTAAAAAATAATAAAAAGATTTTAAATAAAAAAATAAAAATTTTAGAGTTTTGTTTAAATCATTTAGAAAATGGAAATATGATTAAAACTTTGAATCTAACATCTGAAGATTTAATTTTGATTCGTGAATATAATTTTATTACACTGAAACCTATTATGTACATAGCAAACATTTCTAATAATATAGAAAATAATGAATCTTTAAAAAAAATGTTAGATTTTGTTTGTCAAGAAAATAATTCATGCATACCAATAAGAATTTTCGAAGAATCAAAAAAACCGTATTTAAAACTACATAATTGTAATAACGTAAATCTTGTGAAAAATAAAGAATCTAAAATTAATGATATTATTCAATATGGATATAAATTATTAAAATTACAAACATTTTTTACTGCTGGTAAAAAAGAAATAAGAGCATGGACTATAAAAATAGGAACTACAAGCATTGAAGCAGCTAAAAAAATACATACAGATTTTTATAAAGGTTTTATTCGTGCTCAAGTTGTGAGTTATACAGATTTTATAAAAAATTATAAAAATAATTCATTAAAATCTTCAGGTAAAATACGTAGTGAAGGAAAAAAATACATTGTACAAGATGGAGATATTATACAATTTTTATTTAAAATATAA
- a CDS encoding DUF2076 domain-containing protein: protein MKDSEKKLITDLFKKLKNISLDTPNKDTEAEKFINYLFQNSDDSLYYMVQTLLVQDMVIQELNRKNHQLKMKSGVNKKSSSFLSNNSNNGFLGSNTRYNTNNMNDDHYDKQKYFEKNNFDQNYSYNHGKCNKSGGISSFLGNILQTTVGVAGGMVAGNMLTNLLYHHDFGSNASLHHHNHSLNLNSDDNVDHTNNSIHNTDTNQNDAPVSHQDHDDYHDDYHDDDMNDMDDMNDLDDNFL, encoded by the coding sequence ATGAAAGATTCAGAAAAAAAATTAATTACGGATTTATTTAAAAAATTGAAAAATATTTCTCTTGATACTCCTAATAAAGATACAGAAGCAGAGAAATTTATTAATTATTTATTTCAAAACAGTGATGATTCATTATATTATATGGTACAAACGCTTTTAGTTCAGGATATGGTGATTCAAGAATTGAATCGTAAAAATCATCAATTAAAAATGAAATCAGGAGTAAATAAAAAAAGTAGTAGTTTTTTATCTAATAATTCTAATAATGGATTTTTGGGTTCCAATACTCGTTATAATACAAATAATATGAATGATGATCATTATGATAAACAAAAATATTTTGAAAAAAATAATTTTGATCAGAATTATTCTTATAATCATGGAAAATGTAATAAGAGCGGAGGTATATCAAGTTTTTTAGGTAATATTTTACAGACTACTGTTGGAGTTGCAGGAGGAATGGTAGCTGGTAATATGTTAACTAATTTATTGTATCATCATGATTTTGGTTCTAATGCTTCACTGCATCATCATAATCATTCTTTAAATTTGAATTCTGATGATAATGTTGACCACACTAATAATAGTATTCATAATACTGATACGAATCAAAATGATGCTCCTGTTTCTCATCAAGATCATGATGATTACCATGATGATTACCATGATGATGATATGAATGACATGGATGACATGAATGATTTAGATGATAATTTTTTATAA
- the thrC gene encoding threonine synthase — protein MKLYNLKNHNEEVNFLQAVKMGLGDNQGLFFPTELPIIPKYALKELIEMDFLTRSVKIISMFIGNEIEIHDLTKYVHNAFAFSGPIIVPVTKNISCCELFHGPTLAFKDFGARFMAQIISHFNDKNDKFTILTATSGDTGAAVAHAFYKLKNVKVVILYPKGKISKLQEALFCTLGENITSIAIEGSFDECQTLVKQAFNDKQLKIKTGLNSANSINISRLLAQVCYYFEAYALIPDIKRKNLVISIPCGNFGNLTAGLLSKSMGLPIKSFIAATNVNDTVPRFLKTGIWNPYNSISTISNAMDISRPNNWPRVEELFRRKQWSLNELGFGNVSDCVTIETLLTLNHMGYVSEPHAAVAYKLLQEQLKENEFGLFLGTAHPAKFKHLVDSILNTNLKLPKALEEPSKLPILSYDMKPSFEKLKKFLIS, from the coding sequence ATGAAACTATATAATTTAAAAAACCATAATGAAGAAGTTAATTTTTTACAAGCTGTAAAAATGGGTCTAGGAGATAACCAAGGATTATTTTTTCCAACAGAATTACCAATTATACCAAAATATGCATTAAAAGAATTAATTGAAATGGATTTTTTAACACGAAGTGTAAAAATTATTTCTATGTTTATAGGAAATGAAATAGAAATACATGACTTAACAAAATATGTTCATAATGCCTTTGCATTTTCTGGTCCCATTATTGTACCAGTTACAAAAAATATATCTTGTTGTGAATTATTTCATGGACCCACTTTGGCTTTTAAAGATTTTGGTGCTCGATTCATGGCACAAATTATATCACATTTTAATGATAAAAATGATAAATTTACAATTCTAACAGCTACTTCTGGAGATACCGGTGCAGCTGTAGCACATGCATTTTATAAATTAAAAAATGTTAAAGTAGTTATACTTTATCCAAAAGGTAAAATTAGTAAATTACAAGAAGCTCTATTTTGTACTTTAGGAGAAAATATCACTTCAATTGCTATTGAAGGTAGTTTTGATGAGTGCCAAACTTTAGTAAAACAAGCATTTAATGACAAACAACTAAAAATAAAAACAGGATTAAATTCTGCTAATTCTATTAACATTAGTAGATTATTAGCACAAGTATGTTATTATTTTGAAGCTTATGCTTTAATTCCTGATATAAAAAGAAAAAATCTAGTTATTTCTATACCTTGTGGAAATTTTGGAAATTTAACTGCAGGGCTTTTATCAAAATCTATGGGATTACCAATTAAATCATTCATTGCTGCTACTAATGTTAACGACACTGTACCAAGATTTTTAAAAACTGGAATATGGAATCCATATAATTCTATTTCTACAATATCTAATGCCATGGATATCAGTAGACCAAATAACTGGCCAAGAGTAGAAGAATTATTTCGTAGAAAACAATGGTCACTCAATGAATTAGGATTTGGAAATGTATCAGATTGTGTTACTATCGAAACATTATTAACACTGAATCATATGGGTTATGTTTCTGAACCACATGCCGCTGTAGCATACAAATTATTACAAGAACAACTAAAAGAAAATGAATTTGGATTATTTTTAGGAACAGCACATCCTGCTAAATTTAAACATCTTGTTGATAGTATATTAAATACAAACCTTAAATTACCTAAAGCTCTAGAGGAACCATCAAAACTTCCAATCTTATCATATGATATGAAACCAAGTTTCGAAAAACTAAAAAAATTTTTAATATCATAA
- the nadK gene encoding NAD(+) kinase: MIIQFNWIAILGSPRNKSSFLTHTILYHWLIKKGYHVVIEDQISKFLNLNNPNTATVIQIGRTCDLGIVIGGDGNMLCMLRKLSCYPIKIIGVNCGNLGFLTDLHPDTMFYNLSKILSGKYSLEKRFLLEVNVLNHQVYKNNVAVNEIVLRSSKVSCMVEFEVYIDKKLAFYQKSDGLIISTPTGSTGYSLSAGGPILSTASPVIVIVSMFPHTLSARPLVINNKEIIMLKLLNLNDTLQIMCDGQVILPIKNENTIFVYKSKYHINFIHPKKYHYLNVLRKKLNWSTGFFQKYI, from the coding sequence ATGATAATACAATTTAATTGGATTGCTATTTTAGGATCTCCTCGTAATAAAAGTTCATTTTTGACACATACTATTTTATACCATTGGTTAATAAAAAAAGGGTATCATGTTGTTATTGAGGATCAAATTTCAAAATTTCTTAATTTAAATAATCCTAATACTGCTACAGTAATTCAAATTGGAAGAACATGTGATTTAGGAATAGTAATTGGTGGCGATGGAAATATGTTGTGCATGTTAAGAAAATTATCCTGTTATCCCATTAAGATTATTGGAGTTAATTGTGGAAATTTAGGTTTTTTAACTGATCTTCATCCAGATACTATGTTTTATAATTTATCAAAAATTTTATCTGGAAAATATTCTTTAGAAAAGCGTTTTCTGTTGGAGGTAAATGTATTAAATCATCAAGTATATAAAAATAATGTTGCTGTAAATGAGATTGTTTTGCGATCTTCAAAAGTTTCTTGTATGGTTGAATTTGAAGTTTATATTGATAAAAAATTAGCATTTTATCAGAAATCAGATGGTTTGATCATATCTACACCAACGGGTTCAACAGGATATTCTTTATCAGCTGGTGGACCAATTTTGTCAACAGCATCACCTGTGATTGTTATCGTTTCAATGTTTCCTCATACTTTATCTGCACGTCCATTGGTTATTAATAATAAAGAAATTATTATGTTAAAGTTATTGAATTTAAATGATACTTTACAGATTATGTGTGATGGTCAAGTTATTTTACCTATTAAAAATGAAAATACCATATTTGTTTATAAGAGTAAATATCATATTAATTTTATTCATCCTAAAAAATATCATTATTTAAATGTTTTACGAAAAAAATTAAATTGGTCAACAGGTTTTTTTCAAAAATATATTTGA
- the thrB gene encoding homoserine kinase has protein sequence MIKIYAPASIGNINVGFDVLGVAIAPKNGSLLGDIVTIKPDNHFHVNNIGKFSFQLPKNIKNNIVWKCWNNYCKIIGKKILVSITLEKNMPIGSGLGSSACSVVSTLVAINKFCNKPLNSQQLLHIMGKIEGEISGDPHYDNVAPCYYGGLQLIINENNLISQPIPFFKKWIWIVAWPGIKISTSIARSILPSQYDKKICIKHSRLLSGFVHASHTNQESLAINLMKDIIAEPYRMKLIPNFLQIKKKILKLGAINFGISGSGPTIFVICNKQKNAIIISEWLSKNYLKNKYGFVHICNLDTIGTREIGE, from the coding sequence ATGATAAAAATCTACGCACCTGCTTCAATCGGTAATATCAATGTTGGTTTTGATGTATTAGGAGTTGCAATTGCTCCAAAAAATGGATCTCTTCTAGGTGATATCGTTACCATTAAACCAGATAATCATTTTCATGTTAATAATATTGGTAAATTTTCATTTCAATTGCCAAAAAATATAAAAAATAACATCGTATGGAAGTGTTGGAATAATTATTGTAAAATAATTGGTAAAAAAATATTAGTTTCAATAACATTAGAAAAAAATATGCCAATCGGTTCTGGATTAGGTTCAAGCGCTTGTTCTGTAGTTTCAACTTTAGTAGCAATAAATAAATTTTGTAATAAACCATTAAATTCTCAACAATTATTACATATTATGGGAAAAATAGAAGGAGAAATCTCTGGAGACCCACATTATGATAATGTCGCTCCTTGTTATTATGGAGGTTTACAATTAATTATCAATGAAAATAATCTTATTAGTCAACCAATACCATTCTTTAAAAAATGGATATGGATAGTAGCGTGGCCTGGTATTAAAATTTCTACCTCAATTGCAAGATCAATTCTACCATCACAATATGATAAAAAAATATGTATTAAACATAGTAGATTATTATCAGGATTTGTACATGCATCACATACAAATCAAGAAAGTTTAGCTATAAATTTAATGAAAGATATCATTGCTGAACCATATCGCATGAAATTAATTCCAAACTTTCTACAAATAAAAAAAAAAATATTAAAACTTGGAGCAATAAATTTCGGTATTTCTGGATCTGGTCCAACTATTTTTGTTATTTGCAATAAACAAAAAAATGCCATCATAATATCTGAATGGTTATCAAAAAATTATCTAAAGAACAAATATGGTTTCGTACATATATGTAATTTAGATACCATAGGTACTAGAGAGATAGGAGAATAA
- the grxD gene encoding Grx4 family monothiol glutaredoxin: MNVIKIIQKQIQENPILIYMKGSPDSPSCGFSSRAVEAISSCGIKFAYVNILEHEDIRSELPKYSNWPTFPQLWVHGELIGGCDIILQMLNNGELEKLLQKKKCKK, translated from the coding sequence ATGAATGTCATAAAAATAATTCAAAAACAAATTCAAGAAAATCCTATTTTAATTTATATGAAAGGTTCACCAGATTCACCAAGTTGTGGTTTTTCTTCTCGTGCGGTAGAAGCAATATCATCTTGTGGGATAAAATTTGCATATGTAAATATTTTAGAACATGAAGATATTCGTTCTGAGTTGCCGAAATATTCTAATTGGCCAACATTTCCTCAACTATGGGTTCATGGAGAGTTAATTGGAGGTTGTGATATTATTTTACAAATGTTAAATAATGGTGAATTAGAAAAACTTTTACAGAAAAAAAAATGTAAGAAATAA
- a CDS encoding peroxiredoxin produces MNLVTHYAPNFIAPALLKNGSIVDNFNFKKETQKKNIVLFFWPMDFTFVCPTEIISFNEKYPEFQKKNTEIIGVSRDSVFVHQAWQNTPIKKGGIGKIQYTLISDIQGNIQDSYDVAHPILGVSLRATFVIDTNGIIKHQIVNDLPFGRNINEILRIIDAIQFHEKNGDVCPANWKSGKNAMHPSKDGLIKYYN; encoded by the coding sequence ATGAATCTAGTAACTCATTATGCACCAAATTTTATTGCTCCAGCTTTATTAAAAAATGGATCCATTGTTGATAATTTTAATTTTAAAAAAGAAACCCAAAAAAAAAATATCGTATTATTTTTTTGGCCAATGGATTTTACGTTTGTTTGTCCAACAGAAATTATTTCATTTAATGAGAAATATCCAGAATTCCAAAAAAAAAATACAGAAATTATTGGAGTTTCAAGAGATTCAGTATTTGTACATCAAGCTTGGCAGAATACTCCAATTAAAAAAGGAGGAATTGGAAAAATACAATATACATTAATATCAGATATTCAAGGTAATATTCAAGATAGTTATGATGTTGCTCATCCAATTTTAGGAGTTTCTTTAAGAGCTACATTTGTTATCGATACTAATGGTATTATTAAACACCAAATAGTAAATGATTTACCATTTGGTAGAAATATTAATGAAATTCTTAGAATCATTGATGCTATACAATTCCATGAAAAAAACGGTGATGTTTGCCCAGCGAATTGGAAATCCGGAAAAAATGCTATGCACCCATCAAAAGATGGATTAATAAAATATTACAATTAA
- the rnt gene encoding ribonuclease T — translation MKHNNLNERFRKFYPVVIDVETTGFNHKKNALLEIAVITLQMDKHGWLKKEKTIHFHIKPFKGSLIETESLQFNKIDPFNPLRQAVTELEALQCICDIIQQSMKKNKCNKSIIVAHNAHFDHKFIMQAIKRCKIKNHPFHNFSTFDTATLSGLAVGQTVLAKSCKAFGLKFNNQNAHSALYDTLKTAHLFCTIINKWKTLGGWPPNIQKN, via the coding sequence ATGAAACATAACAATCTAAATGAAAGATTTCGTAAATTTTATCCTGTAGTAATTGATGTTGAAACCACTGGTTTCAATCATAAAAAAAATGCATTACTTGAAATTGCAGTAATCACACTACAAATGGATAAACATGGTTGGTTAAAAAAAGAAAAAACAATACATTTTCATATTAAACCATTCAAAGGATCATTAATAGAAACAGAATCTTTACAATTTAATAAAATTGATCCATTTAATCCACTAAGACAAGCAGTAACAGAATTAGAAGCATTACAATGTATTTGTGATATTATACAACAAAGTATGAAAAAAAATAAATGCAATAAAAGCATTATCGTTGCTCATAATGCACATTTCGATCATAAATTTATTATGCAAGCTATAAAAAGATGCAAAATTAAAAATCATCCGTTTCACAATTTTTCAACTTTTGATACAGCAACTTTAAGTGGTTTAGCAGTTGGTCAAACGGTATTAGCTAAATCATGCAAAGCATTCGGACTAAAATTTAATAATCAAAATGCTCATTCTGCATTATATGATACATTAAAAACTGCTCATTTATTTTGTACAATAATTAATAAATGGAAAACTTTAGGTGGTTGGCCTCCAAATATTCAAAAAAATTAA